Proteins found in one Oryza glaberrima chromosome 4, OglaRS2, whole genome shotgun sequence genomic segment:
- the LOC127771718 gene encoding E3 ubiquitin-protein ligase PUB23-like has protein sequence MGEESSPAAAAAAAPAVEVPSYFVCPISLEIMRDPVTLSTGITYDRESIERWVFTDGHGECPVTKQRLAPADGREPTPNHTLRRLIQGWCAVHAVERFPTPRPPVDAARVAAIVDAAGPLLRRRQREELMASLRELADIVAESDRNRRCVQGAPGAVEFLLSVVKERASVGVDDATSAKPDEETTCGGVHDPAKASSPEEAALSILHSLKLSEESFKRVLEGSGGEDFLETMACVLRRPSYLSRMQGIHLLKSALPAMAPARLTSASAALVDGVLGVVADRPSAKAVKVALHVLCRLCPWGRNRVKAVDAGAVSALVRLLLDEGCGGGGGGDRRACELAVVAIDHICGCAEGRLALVAHPAGLAAVACAATRLPAAAGAESAVRVLHAVARHSATPAVLQEMLAVGVVARLLFLVQVGASGERTRARAREMLKMHARVWRDSPCLASHLNASYPR, from the coding sequence ATGGGTGAagagtcgtcgccggcggcggctgcggcggcggcgccggcggtggaggtgccGTCCTACTTCGTGTGCCCGATCTCGCTGGAGATCATGCGGGACCCGGTGACGCTGTCGACGGGGATCACCTACGACCGGGAGAGCATCGAGCGGTGGGTGTTCACCGACGGCCACGGCGAGTGCCCGGTGACCAAGCAGCGGCTGGCGCCGGCGGACGGTCGGGAGCCGACTCCGAACCACACGCTCCGCCGCCTCATACAGGGGTGGTGCGCCGTCCACGCCGTCGAGCGCTTCCCCACCCCGCGCCCCCCCGTcgacgccgcgcgcgtcgccgccatcgTGGACGCCGCGGggccgctgctgcgccgccgccagcgggaGGAGCTGATGGCTTCGCTGAGGGAGCTCGCCGACATCGTCGCCGAGAGCGACCGCAACCGGCGGTGCGTCCAGGGCGCGCCCGGCGCCGTGGAGTTCCTCCTGTCCGTCGTCAAGGAGCGCGCCTCCGTGGGCGTGGACGACGCAACGTCGGCCAAGCCGGACGAAGAGACGACGTGCGGCGGCGTGCATGATCCGGCGAaggcgagctcgccggaggaggcggccctGAGCATCCTGCATTCGCTCAAGCTCTCCGAGGAGAGCTTCAAGAGGGTCTTggagggcagcggcggtgaaGATTTCTTGGAAACCATGGCGTGCGTGCTGCGGCGGCCGAGCTACCTCTCGCGGATGCAGGGAATCCACCTGCTGAAATCGGCGCTCCCGGCGATGGCCCCCGCGCGGCTGACGTCGGCGAGCGCCGCGCTGGTCGACGGCGTGTTGGGGGTGGTGGCGGACAGGCCGTCGGCGAAGGCGGTCAAGGTGGCGCTCCACGTGCTCTGCCGGCTCTGCCCGTGGGGCCGGAACCGCGTCAAGGcggtcgacgccggcgccgtgTCGGCGCTCGtgcgcctcctcctcgacgagggctgcggcggcggcggcggcggtgacaggCGCGCGTgcgagctcgccgtcgtggcGATCGACCACATATGCGGCTGCGCGGAGGGGCGGCTGGCGCTGGTGGCGCACCCGGCGGggctcgcggcggtggcgtgcgcggcgacgcggctgcccgccgccgcgggcgccgagAGCGCCGTGCGCGTGCTGCACGCCGTGGCGAGGCactcggcgacgccggcggtgcTGCAGGAGATGCTCGCCGTCGGCGTGGTGGCGAGGCTGCTCTTCCTGGTGCAGGTCGGCGCCTCCGGCGAGCggacgagggcgagggcgagggagaTGCTCAAGATGCACGCCAGGGTGTGGAGGGACTCGCCATGCTTGGCCTCGCACTTGAATGCCTCCTACCCTCGCTGA